In the genome of Pseudomonas fluorescens, the window GAAGACTTCGTCAAGGCGATCAAGGCCACCGGTCGCAAGCAACTGATCATCGCCGGTGTGGTGACCGACGTGTGCGTGGCGTTCCCGACCCTGTCGGCGATTGCCGAAGGCTTTGAGGTGTTTGTGGTGACCGATGCTTCCGGCACCTTCAACACCACCGTGCAACAAGCTGCGTGGGCGCGCATGTCGGCCGCCGGTGCACACCTGCTGAACTGGTTCTCCGTGGCCTGCGAGCTGCAAGGCGACTGGCGCAACGACATGGAAGGTCTGGCCAATTTGCTGTCCGAGCGCCTGCCGAACTATCGCAACCTGATCAACAGCTACATGAAGTTCACGGCCAAGTAAGTACGCTGCACTTGTAGGAGCGAGCCTGCTCGCGATTGCGGTCTGCCATTCAATATCGATGCTGGCTGATCCACCGCTATCGCGAGCAGGCTCGCTCCTACAGGGCTTTGTGTGATCTGCTGATCAGCGGTTCTGCAGCCAACTCAAAAAACCACCTTTCCTTACCACCACCGACTTGGCCATCAACGCCATCCGACTGTTCTGCTGGCGCACCGCCTGCAGCTTGTTCAACGCCCGGTCGACTTCGCGACGTTGCTCCATGCAGCTGCGGGTCAGGGATTTGTCGAGGCGGTAGATAATGCTTGAAGTCATGGCGGTGAACCGTGCCTGGGACGGGGTGTCGGCGAGGATGCTCTGTTCGCCCATGACTTCACTCGGCCCCATGCGCCCGGCTTCGATCTGCGTGCTGCCGTCGAGGACGGTAGCGCTGACCACGCCGGTGGCGATGACGAACAGGCTGTCCGGTACTTCTTCCAGATCCAGCACCACCTCACCGGCCGCGTATTGCTGCGCCACCATGTTCTGGGCCAGGCGATCACGTTCCTCGGCGCTCAGGGAACGGAAGATCTTCACTTCATCGAGCAACGCCCGAGCGCGGGTCGACGGCTCGATCACACCATCGGGTTGCCGGGAAATACCAGCCGCTTCGAGGTGCCGATGGGCCAGGTCGAACAGTTGATTGCGCACTTCACCCTTTTTGCCGAGTTCCGCGATGAAGCCGCTGGCCACGTATTCGGACATGGTTTCGCCAGCTTCCTTGAGCACGGCTTTCGGCGCAGGATCGAGCAGCAGACTGCTGCTGCCCTGAAGGGTGCGGTCCAGTGCATCGAGTACCCGACGCGGACGGATGTGGTTGGGCACCTGAATGCTGATCGACACGCCGTGCATGTTGAACGGGCGGCTGAGGTTGACGATCTTTGCCTTGGCCGCCACCGAGTTCGGCACCACCGCGGTGCTGCCGGCGCTGGTCAGCAGGTGGGTGGCACGCCAGTCGATGTCCAGCACCTTGCCTTCGATACCGTCGATGGAAACCCGGTCGTCGACCTGGTACGGCTTGGTGGTGTTGAGCACGATGCCGGAGAACACGTCGCTCAAGGTGCTCTGCAATGCCAGGCCCACCACGATGGCGACGACGCCGGAGGTCGCCAGCAAACCTTTCACCGGCAGCTCCAGCACGTAGCCGGCAGCGGCCACCACGGCAATCAGGAACACCAGTGCGCCAATGACATCCTGCAGCAGCCGGCCGCTGTGGCCGATGCGCCGCATCAGGGCCAGGCCGATCACTTCGGTCAGCACCCGCGCGGCGTACAGCCACCAGAGAATCCCCAGCGCCGTGGCCCCCAGCTGCGCCACGGGATCATCGGCAAACAATGGCGCCTGCAAAGGGCTAACGCCGGCGTTGATGATCACCGCGCTGAACAGCACAAACAGCGCCAGGCGCACACCGACCCGGCTGACGCGATGCTTGAATGGCGCGAGGTGCCAGAGCAGGGCGTCGACTACCAACAGCAGTGCGCTCAGGGAAAGCAAATGCTCAAGGAGCAAGGACATGGGGAAACTCCATTTAAATGCTTGCGGCAAACAGATCGCAGATCCTTCGGGGAAGGTGATTTCAGTGCGGTGAACGAAGATTAATGGTGTGACCGGAAGGGAAAAAGCGGCTATAAAGTGTTTGAC includes:
- the ycaC gene encoding isochorismate family cysteine hydrolase YcaC, with amino-acid sequence MSNVPYKRLNKDDAVVLLVDHQTGLISLVQDFSPNEFKNNVLALGDIAKFFKLPTILTTSFDSGPNGPIVPELKAQFPDAPFIARPGQINAWDNEDFVKAIKATGRKQLIIAGVVTDVCVAFPTLSAIAEGFEVFVVTDASGTFNTTVQQAAWARMSAAGAHLLNWFSVACELQGDWRNDMEGLANLLSERLPNYRNLINSYMKFTAK
- a CDS encoding mechanosensitive ion channel family protein — translated: MSLLLEHLLSLSALLLVVDALLWHLAPFKHRVSRVGVRLALFVLFSAVIINAGVSPLQAPLFADDPVAQLGATALGILWWLYAARVLTEVIGLALMRRIGHSGRLLQDVIGALVFLIAVVAAAGYVLELPVKGLLATSGVVAIVVGLALQSTLSDVFSGIVLNTTKPYQVDDRVSIDGIEGKVLDIDWRATHLLTSAGSTAVVPNSVAAKAKIVNLSRPFNMHGVSISIQVPNHIRPRRVLDALDRTLQGSSSLLLDPAPKAVLKEAGETMSEYVASGFIAELGKKGEVRNQLFDLAHRHLEAAGISRQPDGVIEPSTRARALLDEVKIFRSLSAEERDRLAQNMVAQQYAAGEVVLDLEEVPDSLFVIATGVVSATVLDGSTQIEAGRMGPSEVMGEQSILADTPSQARFTAMTSSIIYRLDKSLTRSCMEQRREVDRALNKLQAVRQQNSRMALMAKSVVVRKGGFLSWLQNR